A genome region from Verrucomicrobiota bacterium includes the following:
- a CDS encoding GAF domain-containing protein, with translation MGQPMLYGISGPAKGRKVLLGPDVVSIGRRRDMAVPIADPKLSSHHADLIYTDGGCMLRDCMSTNGTFVNGRLAAQARLVDNDRIRMGRSEFVLTSLERLDEVEASLAIPSDTESGTGSATSVIGAPRVQIALATQSIQAASVCDTAAPTAAHKLCSLYEIARRINVLSELDGLLELVVTTILGEMEADRAVLLLPDREAGGLKAAVTKCRPPHDDTTVVQLSETIVRQAVESRESILTEDAGRDARFLDGESVTLVGIRSAMCVPLVVNDTVLGVVYVDKLSPTVAFGAQDLEFLTVLCNSAAISIENARLFSEVQARNRDVTEVNERIEASYRELKETQEKLIQAEKLSSLGRLVAGIAHDLKNILTSVTGYAQLLRQPASDDKRALYVERLNETTSMCTKMVRDLMGFARQDEVRLEPARLTGLVAEAVDIVRAQAEEAGVEIVCDYDEALGEVPLDRLQMTRVLNNLLTNAVQAMTGADAPSQPARPARLTVRTRCEEGAAIVVVEDSGPGIPQEILTKIFDPFFTTKPKGQGTGLGLSLCQGIVAAHGGEINVESRPGAGARFTLRLPLEAASCSGNPSTAAGKEQA, from the coding sequence ATGGGCCAGCCGATGCTCTACGGCATTAGTGGTCCGGCCAAGGGCCGCAAGGTCCTGCTCGGCCCCGACGTGGTGTCCATTGGCCGGCGCCGCGACATGGCGGTGCCCATCGCCGACCCGAAGCTCTCGAGCCACCACGCCGATCTGATCTACACCGACGGCGGATGCATGCTGCGCGACTGCATGAGCACCAACGGCACCTTTGTCAACGGTCGGTTGGCGGCCCAGGCTCGCCTAGTCGACAACGACCGGATTCGCATGGGCCGCAGCGAGTTCGTGCTCACGAGTCTCGAGCGGCTCGACGAGGTCGAGGCGTCATTGGCGATCCCCTCCGACACAGAGTCGGGCACGGGGAGCGCGACCTCGGTCATCGGCGCACCGCGGGTGCAGATAGCGCTGGCGACTCAGTCGATCCAGGCCGCCAGCGTCTGCGACACGGCTGCGCCGACGGCGGCCCACAAGCTGTGCTCGCTCTATGAGATCGCTCGGCGCATCAACGTGCTCTCGGAGCTCGACGGGCTGCTCGAGCTGGTCGTCACCACGATCCTCGGGGAGATGGAGGCCGACCGCGCGGTGCTCCTGCTGCCCGACCGTGAGGCGGGCGGGCTCAAGGCGGCGGTTACCAAGTGCCGCCCCCCGCATGACGATACGACCGTTGTTCAACTCAGCGAGACGATCGTGCGCCAGGCCGTCGAGTCGCGCGAGTCGATCCTGACCGAGGACGCGGGCCGCGATGCGCGGTTCCTCGATGGCGAGAGCGTCACCCTCGTGGGCATCCGCTCGGCGATGTGCGTGCCGCTCGTGGTCAACGACACAGTGCTGGGCGTGGTCTATGTCGACAAGCTGTCGCCGACGGTGGCCTTCGGAGCCCAGGACCTGGAGTTTCTCACGGTGCTGTGCAACTCGGCGGCGATCAGCATCGAGAACGCGCGGCTCTTCTCCGAGGTCCAGGCGCGCAATCGCGATGTGACCGAGGTGAATGAGCGGATCGAAGCCTCGTACCGTGAGCTGAAAGAGACGCAGGAGAAGCTCATCCAGGCCGAGAAACTCTCGTCGCTGGGCCGGCTCGTGGCGGGCATCGCTCACGACCTGAAAAACATCCTTACGTCGGTCACCGGGTACGCTCAACTGCTGCGACAACCGGCGTCCGACGACAAGCGCGCTCTCTACGTCGAGCGGCTCAACGAGACCACGTCGATGTGCACCAAGATGGTGCGCGACCTCATGGGCTTCGCGCGCCAGGACGAGGTTCGGCTTGAGCCGGCGCGGCTCACGGGTTTGGTGGCCGAAGCCGTCGACATTGTGCGCGCACAGGCCGAGGAGGCCGGTGTCGAGATCGTTTGCGACTATGACGAGGCACTGGGCGAGGTGCCGCTCGACCGGCTCCAGATGACCCGCGTGCTCAACAACCTATTGACGAATGCTGTCCAGGCGATGACGGGCGCGGACGCGCCGTCGCAGCCGGCGCGGCCGGCGCGACTCACCGTGCGCACACGGTGCGAGGAAGGCGCCGCCATCGTCGTCGTCGAGGACTCTGGGCCGGGTATCCCCCAGGAGATACTGACCAAGATCTTCGATCCGTTCTTCACGACGAAACCGAAAGGGCAGGGCACGGGGCTGGGCCTGAGCCTGTGCCAAGGGATCGTCGCGGCCCACGGCGGCGAGATCAACGTCGAGTCGCGGCCCGGGGCCGGGGCCCGTTTCACGCTCCGGCTGCCGCTCGAGGCGGCCTCGTGTTCCGGCAATCCATCCACTGCGGCTGGGAAGGAGCAGGCATGA
- a CDS encoding prepilin-type N-terminal cleavage/methylation domain-containing protein: MKRLTTRGFTLVEIILVIIIIGILAAIIVPKFAGQQDNAKIATTKANLNSLRSAVRLFQSDNNGDLPGTLGALVPTYIRVLPEEAISDPPSTDVVAAVDGGGGWAYDATTGEVAVNLSGNDPNGDAYAAY; encoded by the coding sequence ATGAAACGGCTCACGACTCGTGGATTCACCCTGGTGGAGATCATCCTGGTGATCATCATCATCGGGATCCTGGCCGCTATTATCGTGCCCAAGTTCGCCGGCCAGCAGGACAACGCCAAGATCGCCACGACGAAGGCGAACCTCAACTCGCTGCGGTCGGCGGTGCGGCTGTTCCAGAGCGACAACAACGGCGACCTGCCGGGGACGCTCGGCGCTCTGGTGCCCACGTACATCCGGGTCCTCCCCGAGGAGGCGATCTCGGATCCGCCGAGCACTGACGTTGTGGCTGCCGTGGACGGCGGCGGCGGTTGGGCCTACGACGCCACCACGGGCGAGGTGGCGGTGAACCTGTCCGGCAACGATCCAAACGGCGACGCGTACGCGGCCTACTAA
- a CDS encoding type II secretion system F family protein, producing MPQYQYRVMSRAGQEIRGMLAAASVRDLRHKLLGQDYLLLEAEPVSEMANVRTGGLAALMPVRNKDRAIFSWQLYTMIEAGIPLARALESVARQTQSPRLAAATRNVVELLSNGLSFSEALGRHPRVFPPFFVHMVEVGEVGGVLDRMLSKVAEYYETQVDRRSRIVSAVSYPLVLLIGCIGILFFLVLFLMPRLFKLFDNMGAEMPAATRILLGVAGFLRSYSVGTLLALVGLVAGLKLYTRTPSGRYVRDRLLMGMPIVGSVLTRVVLSRFSHALAVMVNSGVPLLSALRVVREVVGNAVIERTVDSIIETVNEGGQVQDELKRHRYIPDMVTNMVAVGEETGSLGTMLDKVSAYYDREVNSAIKNLTKVVEPVLLVFMAGVVGFIAVSILDPITDLITTINR from the coding sequence ATGCCGCAGTACCAGTACAGGGTGATGAGCCGCGCCGGGCAGGAGATCCGCGGCATGCTGGCGGCCGCCAGCGTCCGCGATCTGCGCCACAAACTGCTCGGGCAGGACTACCTGTTGCTCGAGGCCGAGCCGGTTAGCGAGATGGCCAACGTCCGGACCGGCGGCCTGGCGGCGCTCATGCCGGTGCGCAACAAGGACCGCGCGATCTTCTCGTGGCAGCTCTACACGATGATCGAGGCGGGCATCCCGCTGGCACGCGCGCTCGAGAGCGTGGCGAGGCAGACGCAGAGCCCCCGGCTGGCAGCTGCGACGCGCAACGTCGTCGAGCTTCTGAGCAACGGCCTGTCGTTCTCCGAGGCGCTTGGCCGTCATCCGCGGGTGTTCCCGCCGTTCTTCGTCCACATGGTCGAAGTCGGCGAGGTGGGTGGCGTGCTCGACCGGATGTTGAGCAAGGTGGCCGAGTACTACGAGACGCAGGTGGACCGGCGCTCGCGCATCGTCTCGGCGGTGTCGTACCCGCTCGTGCTGCTCATCGGGTGCATCGGCATCCTGTTCTTCCTCGTGCTGTTCCTCATGCCGCGGCTGTTCAAGCTGTTCGACAACATGGGGGCCGAGATGCCGGCAGCCACGAGGATCCTGTTGGGCGTTGCGGGGTTTCTCCGGAGCTATTCGGTCGGCACTTTGCTGGCGCTCGTAGGACTCGTGGCAGGCCTCAAGCTCTACACGCGCACGCCCTCGGGACGCTACGTGCGCGACCGGCTGCTCATGGGGATGCCGATCGTCGGCTCGGTGCTGACGCGCGTCGTGTTGAGCCGGTTCTCACACGCGCTCGCCGTCATGGTCAACAGCGGGGTGCCGCTGCTAAGCGCGCTGCGCGTGGTGCGCGAGGTGGTGGGCAACGCCGTGATCGAGCGCACGGTGGACAGCATCATCGAGACGGTGAACGAAGGCGGCCAGGTGCAGGATGAGCTCAAGCGGCACCGCTACATACCCGATATGGTAACGAACATGGTCGCTGTGGGTGAGGAGACCGGGTCGTTGGGCACGATGCTGGACAAGGTATCGGCCTACTACGACCGGGAGGTCAACTCGGCGATCAAGAACCTAACCAAAGTAGTGGAGCCGGTGCTGCTCGTATTCATGGCGGGCGTGGTCGGGTTCATCGCGGTTTCGATCCTCGACCCTATCACGGACCTCATCACGACGATCAACCGATGA
- the tadA gene encoding Flp pilus assembly complex ATPase component TadA has product MAGATIEGRRQLGKYRVVRELGRGGMALVYLVEDTELGRLVALKVLPPTMVDHATVARFHREGQAQMKLEHANIVAVYECGSANGVHFIAMEYVEGRTLRSLVRRSGRLTPDRALDVAAQVCQALEYAHAMGCIHRDIKSANVMVTESGQVKLMDFGLVQVTGQTVLTRTGSVMGTPEYMSPEQIGGELVDHRSDIYSLGVVLYEMLTGELPFTADNPQTITMMHRFEQPRPIRDVHRKVPGEVESIVMRALAKRAEDRYASASELLKEIMAWRTALDQRKAEVHAPTRPTELSARVPFRPVRPGEGRQPLAGVFMASGLVSAPQVGSALAAMSERGTRFVEALVTGGAVDEANAQRLVGDWAGLEVLPDTLSVTIPAEVLKSVPEKVVRKFHVVPLSRRGDTLRLAMADPFDVAAIDLVEALTRVEVQPVAVARAGITTLVERFYEQEGHYEQILQELGVEEEQPIEVVDEEAEALTLELTGEEATEAPIIKLVNYVIQQAVRQGASDVHIEPDENRLRVRFRVDGFLHEFITPPKHFQTAIVSRIKIMSDMDIAERRVPQDGRIKLRIDNHNVDLRVSTLPGIYGEKVVIRILDESSMLLGLNELGFDAAVLERWERMATRPYGIVLVTGPTGSGKTTTLYATLNTLNTIDTNIITVEDPVEYRLEGITQVQVNPKAGITFATGLRSIFRQDPDIIMVGEMRDIETAQISVKAALTGHLVFSTLHTNDAAGAITRLLDMGVQPYLVASSLVGAVAQRLTRRICAKCKEAYTPDYAALAEAGVHLDPGTLLFRGAGCKACSGSGYRGRTVIVELMEITEEIKQHIITTSAANVIKQVACRAGMRTLREHGLLKALAGETTLDEVIKRTEQAEDTTEEAHGR; this is encoded by the coding sequence ATGGCAGGCGCGACGATAGAAGGCAGACGCCAGCTCGGCAAGTACCGGGTCGTGCGTGAGCTCGGCCGCGGCGGCATGGCGCTCGTCTACCTAGTCGAGGACACCGAGTTGGGCCGTCTGGTGGCGCTCAAGGTGCTGCCGCCGACGATGGTCGACCACGCTACGGTGGCGCGCTTCCATCGCGAGGGTCAGGCGCAGATGAAGCTCGAGCACGCCAACATCGTGGCCGTCTACGAGTGCGGTTCGGCCAACGGCGTGCACTTCATCGCCATGGAGTATGTCGAGGGCCGGACACTGCGCAGCCTGGTGCGGCGCTCGGGGCGGCTCACGCCCGATCGCGCGCTCGATGTTGCCGCCCAGGTGTGCCAAGCGCTCGAGTACGCCCACGCCATGGGCTGCATCCACCGCGACATCAAGTCGGCCAACGTCATGGTGACCGAGAGCGGGCAGGTCAAGCTGATGGACTTCGGCCTCGTGCAGGTAACGGGGCAGACCGTGCTTACTCGGACCGGCTCGGTCATGGGCACGCCCGAGTACATGAGCCCGGAGCAGATCGGCGGCGAACTGGTCGACCACCGCAGCGACATCTACTCGCTCGGCGTGGTGCTCTACGAGATGCTCACGGGCGAGCTGCCGTTCACCGCCGACAATCCGCAGACGATCACGATGATGCACCGCTTCGAGCAACCGCGGCCGATTCGCGACGTGCACCGCAAGGTGCCCGGCGAGGTCGAGTCGATCGTCATGCGGGCGCTGGCCAAGCGTGCAGAAGACCGCTACGCCAGCGCGAGCGAGCTGCTCAAGGAGATTATGGCTTGGCGTACGGCGCTCGATCAGCGCAAGGCCGAGGTACATGCTCCGACGCGGCCAACCGAGCTCAGCGCGCGGGTGCCGTTTCGTCCGGTCCGTCCGGGCGAGGGGCGGCAGCCGCTGGCGGGGGTGTTCATGGCGAGCGGGCTGGTGAGCGCGCCGCAGGTCGGGTCGGCGCTCGCGGCGATGAGCGAGCGGGGCACGCGCTTTGTCGAGGCGCTCGTGACGGGTGGGGCGGTCGATGAGGCAAACGCGCAGCGCCTTGTGGGCGACTGGGCCGGGCTCGAGGTGTTGCCGGACACGCTGTCGGTGACCATCCCAGCCGAGGTGCTCAAGAGCGTGCCCGAAAAAGTCGTGCGCAAGTTCCATGTCGTGCCGCTGAGCCGTCGCGGCGACACGCTGCGACTCGCGATGGCCGACCCGTTCGACGTCGCCGCGATCGACTTGGTCGAGGCGCTCACGCGCGTCGAGGTGCAGCCGGTGGCCGTGGCGCGCGCCGGGATCACGACACTTGTCGAACGCTTCTATGAGCAGGAGGGCCACTACGAGCAGATCCTGCAGGAACTCGGCGTCGAAGAGGAGCAGCCGATCGAGGTGGTTGACGAGGAGGCTGAGGCGCTCACGCTGGAGCTGACGGGCGAGGAAGCGACCGAGGCGCCGATCATCAAGCTGGTCAACTACGTGATCCAGCAGGCGGTGCGCCAAGGTGCAAGCGATGTGCATATCGAGCCGGACGAGAACAGGCTGCGGGTTCGGTTCCGTGTGGACGGGTTTCTGCACGAGTTCATCACGCCGCCCAAGCACTTCCAGACGGCGATCGTGTCGCGCATCAAGATCATGAGCGACATGGATATCGCCGAGCGCCGCGTGCCCCAGGACGGTCGGATCAAGCTGCGCATCGACAACCACAACGTCGACCTACGCGTCTCGACGCTCCCGGGCATCTACGGCGAGAAAGTGGTGATCCGTATTCTCGACGAGTCGTCAATGCTGCTCGGGCTCAACGAGCTGGGGTTCGACGCGGCGGTGCTCGAGCGCTGGGAGCGGATGGCGACACGGCCCTACGGCATCGTGCTGGTGACGGGGCCGACGGGCAGCGGCAAGACGACCACGCTGTACGCGACGCTCAACACGCTCAACACGATCGATACGAACATCATCACCGTCGAGGACCCCGTGGAGTACCGGCTCGAGGGCATTACGCAGGTCCAGGTCAACCCGAAGGCGGGGATCACGTTTGCCACGGGGCTGCGGAGCATTTTCCGGCAGGACCCGGACATCATCATGGTGGGCGAGATGCGCGACATCGAGACCGCGCAGATCTCGGTCAAGGCCGCCCTCACTGGACATCTGGTTTTCAGCACGTTGCACACCAACGATGCGGCCGGGGCGATTACGCGGCTGCTTGACATGGGTGTGCAGCCGTACCTGGTCGCCTCGTCGCTCGTGGGTGCGGTGGCCCAGCGGCTCACGCGGCGCATCTGCGCCAAGTGCAAGGAGGCCTACACGCCCGACTACGCGGCGCTGGCCGAGGCCGGTGTGCACCTCGATCCGGGCACGCTGCTCTTTCGCGGCGCGGGCTGCAAGGCCTGCAGCGGGTCGGGCTACCGGGGCCGCACGGTGATTGTCGAGCTGATGGAGATCACCGAGGAGATCAAGCAGCACATCATCACCACGAGCGCCGCGAATGTGATCAAGCAGGTGGCGTGTCGTGCCGGGATGCGCACGCTGCGCGAGCACGGGTTGCTCAAGGCGCTTGCCGGCGAGACCACGCTTGATGAGGTGATCAAGCGCACCGAGCAGGCCGAAGACACGACCGAGGAGGCGCACGGGCGCTGA
- a CDS encoding prepilin-type N-terminal cleavage/methylation domain-containing protein yields MRKAGMTLIELVLTISIIVLLALLLVPKLMNAAPHLAAASEGLRARADLDYAQQLAIAHNTPCRVVFDRSGGRIVMQERIAGTFTTISERQLDLGVTISSSTIADDTVTFDELGEPDNAGTVSLRAPNGSVVTVTVAPGTGAVTVVSNGRPL; encoded by the coding sequence ATGCGCAAGGCGGGGATGACACTTATCGAGCTCGTGCTGACGATCTCGATCATCGTGCTGCTCGCGCTACTGCTTGTGCCTAAGCTCATGAACGCCGCGCCGCATCTGGCTGCTGCAAGCGAGGGTCTCCGGGCGCGGGCCGACCTGGACTATGCGCAGCAGCTCGCCATCGCCCACAACACGCCGTGCCGGGTCGTGTTCGACCGTTCGGGCGGACGCATCGTGATGCAGGAGCGCATCGCCGGCACGTTCACGACCATCTCAGAGCGGCAACTCGATCTGGGTGTGACGATTTCGTCGAGCACAATCGCGGACGACACGGTGACCTTCGATGAGCTGGGTGAGCCGGACAACGCCGGCACGGTGAGCCTGAGGGCACCCAACGGCTCGGTGGTCACCGTGACCGTGGCCCCGGGGACGGGGGCGGTCACCGTGGTCTCGAACGGCCGGCCGTTGTAG
- a CDS encoding response regulator — protein sequence METSLKLLVIDDEEMMLSLFEAVMAEHGHVIATARSGREGVEIACTGQFDVVVSDIKMPDMTGLEVLEAIRAQTDDVGVVLITGYASVETAVEALRLGADAYLLKPFENLERDVLNVIARTAQKYRLKRENARLALELNEANEHLKRANHDYRRALAHLTMQQQMGAMLTNASDTATVVGIVEQALEGGFESEAHAILVAQGDGWFELAGGCGPVMAHGCGATVCAGEGLLGAALAKRWPTQLDLRQAGIADREPWMPERTVALVVPCVASGVVAGALIVFAAEAKPLFEPDTVGLYSMLAAQVGAPLALARLGHSIAP from the coding sequence ATGGAGACGAGTCTGAAGCTGCTCGTGATTGACGACGAAGAGATGATGCTGTCGCTGTTCGAGGCCGTGATGGCCGAACACGGGCACGTGATTGCCACGGCGCGCAGCGGGCGCGAGGGCGTCGAGATTGCCTGCACGGGGCAGTTCGACGTCGTGGTGTCCGACATCAAGATGCCGGACATGACGGGCCTCGAGGTGCTCGAGGCGATCCGGGCGCAGACCGACGACGTGGGCGTGGTCCTCATCACGGGATACGCCTCGGTCGAGACCGCTGTTGAGGCGCTGCGGCTGGGGGCCGATGCGTACCTGCTCAAGCCGTTCGAGAATCTCGAGCGGGACGTGCTCAACGTCATCGCGCGTACGGCGCAGAAGTACCGGCTCAAGCGCGAGAACGCACGGCTGGCGCTCGAGCTCAACGAAGCGAACGAGCATCTCAAGCGCGCCAACCACGACTATCGTCGCGCGCTGGCGCACCTGACGATGCAGCAGCAGATGGGTGCGATGCTGACGAATGCCTCCGACACCGCCACCGTTGTGGGCATCGTCGAGCAGGCGCTCGAGGGCGGCTTCGAGTCCGAGGCGCACGCTATTCTCGTCGCGCAGGGCGACGGCTGGTTCGAGCTTGCCGGTGGCTGCGGGCCGGTCATGGCCCACGGCTGCGGGGCGACGGTATGCGCCGGCGAGGGGCTGCTCGGCGCCGCGCTGGCCAAACGGTGGCCGACGCAGCTCGACCTGCGCCAAGCCGGCATCGCGGACCGCGAGCCGTGGATGCCCGAGCGCACGGTAGCGCTCGTCGTGCCGTGTGTGGCGTCGGGCGTGGTCGCGGGCGCGCTCATCGTGTTTGCGGCAGAGGCCAAACCGCTGTTCGAGCCGGACACGGTTGGCCTCTACAGCATGCTGGCGGCGCAGGTGGGTGCGCCGTTGGCGCTGGCGCGTCTCGGGCACAGCATCGCCCCGTAG
- a CDS encoding PilN domain-containing protein — translation MSGFNLLPEQFRRRRGGPFVALSVAMTAGIAVLCLLLMELGVVSSAARGSGSVLRETLADRRRDVAVARASRRAVEAEIKAMAAMLPRTPVWTNLLIDTARVVGSNMQIERWSADTDRGVCALRGRAASNGEVFELVGALEALPYFSSVTLAGVSRKDSSEQGDRDVVFEIVCRFHQVAR, via the coding sequence ATGAGCGGTTTCAATCTTCTCCCCGAACAATTCCGGCGGCGGCGCGGGGGGCCATTTGTGGCGTTGTCGGTTGCCATGACAGCAGGGATCGCCGTGCTGTGCCTGCTGCTCATGGAGCTGGGGGTGGTGTCGAGTGCGGCGCGGGGATCGGGTTCGGTCTTGCGCGAGACGCTGGCCGATCGGCGACGCGACGTGGCGGTGGCCCGCGCGAGCCGTCGGGCCGTCGAGGCGGAGATCAAGGCGATGGCGGCGATGTTGCCGCGGACGCCGGTGTGGACGAACCTGCTGATCGACACGGCTCGCGTTGTTGGTTCGAACATGCAGATCGAGCGATGGAGCGCGGACACCGACCGCGGCGTGTGCGCCCTGCGGGGTCGTGCGGCCTCGAACGGCGAGGTGTTCGAATTGGTGGGTGCTCTCGAGGCGCTGCCGTATTTCTCGTCCGTCACATTGGCGGGCGTATCGAGGAAGGATAGCAGTGAACAAGGCGACCGGGATGTCGTGTTCGAGATTGTCTGCCGGTTTCACCAGGTTGCTCGGTGA
- the pilM gene encoding pilus assembly protein PilM, with product MSSQRIGVEIHPLGVRCARVSVTSKGIQVHQVAEAPFAEGTLFTALQAGALPDELASVLDVRQFRGRAVVVVVDHPSVFLSTFDLAEGFTDELSTGIKWYADQYVPYPVDQAAVDFHVQRSPYAGQVTVQLIAIENAVLAAVMELLPPKRVKVSQIDGVPHALSRLYRSLAAATKASGEAEAGQESPLEPAVLVHASGARGYVVVTCDGVVETMRNVRLSDGSVLALADKVRQTCLHYEVHHPTQSVRAVYVTPATLADGAVGSGSGKPADGILAALSGEMGLDVKVLDPTSHVTFAGGREAASAPAGWAERYALAIGAAC from the coding sequence ATGAGCAGCCAGCGCATAGGAGTTGAGATTCACCCGCTCGGCGTTCGCTGTGCGCGCGTGAGCGTCACGTCCAAGGGCATCCAGGTACACCAGGTGGCGGAAGCCCCCTTCGCCGAGGGGACGCTGTTCACGGCGCTGCAGGCCGGGGCGCTGCCGGACGAGCTTGCCTCCGTGCTGGATGTGCGGCAGTTCCGCGGCCGCGCTGTGGTGGTCGTCGTCGACCATCCGAGCGTGTTTCTGAGCACGTTCGATCTGGCCGAGGGATTCACCGACGAACTGAGCACGGGCATCAAGTGGTACGCCGACCAATACGTGCCGTACCCGGTCGACCAGGCGGCGGTCGATTTCCACGTTCAGCGCTCGCCGTATGCCGGCCAGGTGACCGTGCAACTCATCGCGATAGAGAACGCGGTGCTTGCGGCGGTCATGGAGCTGCTGCCGCCCAAGCGGGTCAAGGTGAGTCAGATCGATGGGGTGCCGCACGCGCTCTCGCGCCTGTACCGCTCGCTCGCTGCGGCGACGAAGGCGAGCGGCGAGGCGGAGGCAGGTCAGGAGTCGCCGCTCGAGCCGGCCGTGCTGGTGCATGCCTCCGGTGCGAGGGGCTACGTGGTCGTGACTTGCGACGGTGTGGTCGAGACGATGCGCAACGTGCGCCTCAGCGACGGTTCGGTTCTGGCCCTGGCCGACAAAGTGCGCCAGACCTGTTTGCACTACGAGGTGCATCACCCGACACAGAGTGTGCGGGCGGTGTACGTGACGCCGGCGACGCTGGCCGATGGGGCCGTGGGCTCCGGCTCGGGCAAGCCGGCCGACGGCATCCTCGCCGCGCTCTCGGGCGAGATGGGCTTGGACGTGAAGGTGCTCGACCCGACGTCGCACGTGACGTTCGCCGGCGGCCGCGAGGCCGCCAGCGCGCCGGCGGGGTGGGCGGAGCGCTACGCGCTGGCGATCGGCGCGGCGTGTTGA
- a CDS encoding tetratricopeptide repeat protein — MKRYSTLYTVFVIAGAVFLCAQMSAELSVRGCRRAAEAGGLRPQRPRTAVSLFIGELDELVGNVLLLKADSCFHGQTSLLGETRVGACDAMSARRGDSRAREHDGGHGTYGHCHECEGGHDAHGAGGLGNAALGYDHFLYRQYVKVASTAHVHLKRHEEIVPWLYASVTLNPGNERAAVVTAYWLGRQLGKPREAEQVLRAALGVQPSSWRLHAELGWLHYHQKRHAPALRQASSAITLFEPGEDADQARLDLAELWRLAGACQEALGDLDRAVACAEQVVALVPESPAAHDRLERLRATREASRAGLAPEAASPLSRP; from the coding sequence ATGAAACGGTATTCGACGCTGTACACGGTGTTCGTGATTGCGGGGGCGGTGTTTCTGTGCGCGCAGATGAGCGCCGAACTGAGCGTGCGTGGGTGCCGGCGTGCCGCTGAGGCCGGGGGGTTGAGGCCGCAGCGGCCGCGCACGGCGGTGTCGCTTTTCATCGGCGAGCTCGACGAACTTGTCGGCAACGTGCTCCTGCTCAAAGCCGATAGCTGCTTCCACGGCCAGACCTCGCTGCTGGGCGAGACACGCGTGGGCGCGTGTGACGCCATGTCTGCCAGGCGGGGGGACTCGCGTGCGCGCGAACACGACGGCGGTCACGGCACGTACGGCCACTGCCACGAGTGCGAGGGCGGTCACGACGCGCACGGAGCAGGCGGCCTTGGCAACGCAGCACTGGGCTACGATCACTTCCTCTACCGGCAGTACGTAAAGGTGGCTTCGACGGCGCACGTCCATCTCAAGCGGCATGAGGAGATCGTGCCATGGCTGTACGCGAGCGTGACGCTCAACCCGGGCAACGAGCGCGCCGCGGTGGTCACCGCGTACTGGCTGGGCCGCCAGCTTGGCAAACCGCGCGAGGCCGAGCAGGTGCTTCGGGCCGCACTGGGAGTTCAACCGTCGAGCTGGCGGCTGCACGCCGAGCTCGGGTGGCTCCATTACCACCAGAAGCGGCATGCACCCGCGCTGCGGCAGGCCTCGAGCGCCATCACGTTGTTCGAGCCGGGCGAGGATGCCGACCAGGCACGCCTGGATCTGGCCGAGCTGTGGCGTCTGGCGGGGGCGTGTCAGGAGGCGCTGGGCGATCTCGATCGCGCGGTGGCTTGCGCCGAGCAGGTCGTGGCGCTCGTGCCGGAGAGCCCGGCGGCGCACGACAGGCTCGAACGGTTGCGCGCGACGCGGGAGGCCTCTCGCGCCGGCCTCGCTCCGGAGGCAGCCAGTCCTCTCTCACGGCCCTGA
- a CDS encoding ABC transporter permease has protein sequence MLADRCLRAERAIGWTMLIELVRRKELYVLGLLVLVLIGAAATIDFFGIEGVEVYLRELAATFTLLFAVVIAVVVVSRQVPREIEQRTIVPVLAKPITRWQFLFGKYLGAVACFSMALVVFWTCSVLVMAAKGVALTWIAVQALVLQWLGLMMLAALALFLSTLVSETPVSVTLSLLAYFLLKGFTANIHILGNAVGGAGGWAMAGVYTVVPHFEFYDTTQMMAFAPLQQALGFGDWLFFAGYAFGYAGVFLGGAWLAFRRKRF, from the coding sequence ATGTTGGCGGACCGGTGCTTGCGCGCTGAACGCGCGATCGGCTGGACCATGCTCATCGAGCTGGTGCGGCGCAAGGAGCTCTACGTGCTCGGGCTGCTGGTGCTCGTGCTTATCGGCGCGGCGGCAACCATCGACTTCTTTGGCATCGAGGGCGTCGAGGTTTATCTGCGCGAGCTGGCGGCGACGTTTACGCTGCTGTTCGCGGTCGTTATCGCCGTGGTGGTGGTGTCGCGGCAGGTGCCGCGTGAGATCGAGCAGCGGACCATCGTGCCGGTGCTTGCCAAGCCGATCACGCGCTGGCAGTTCCTGTTCGGGAAGTATCTGGGGGCCGTAGCATGTTTCTCGATGGCGCTTGTGGTGTTCTGGACCTGTTCAGTGCTCGTGATGGCCGCCAAAGGGGTGGCGCTTACGTGGATCGCCGTGCAGGCGCTCGTGCTCCAGTGGCTCGGGCTCATGATGCTGGCAGCGCTTGCGCTGTTCCTTTCGACGCTCGTCAGCGAGACGCCGGTGAGCGTGACCCTGTCGCTGCTCGCTTACTTCCTGCTCAAGGGGTTCACAGCGAACATCCACATTCTGGGCAACGCCGTGGGCGGCGCCGGCGGGTGGGCCATGGCCGGAGTCTATACGGTCGTACCGCACTTCGAGTTCTACGATACGACACAGATGATGGCGTTCGCGCCGCTGCAGCAGGCACTAGGCTTCGGCGACTGGCTGTTCTTTGCCGGGTATGCGTTCGGTTACGCGGGTGTGTTTCTGGGCGGGGCGTGGCTGGCATTCCGCCGCAAGCGGTTCTAG